From the genome of Candidatus Defluviilinea proxima:
CTAAATGCGCCTAACCTTCAATATAGGGTTGCAAACTTAGTGCCGTTCGCCTTATCCCTTTTAGCATTTACAAGCTCAATATTGATACTCACTGGCAGGGTAAAACTAGCCGCATGGTTCATCCAACTTGGTGCATTTCTAATCTTAGGATTTAGTGTTACTCAAGCCGCAGGATACGGCTTCGCGTCTGCAGCCATCTTTATCGCAATCTCGTTATATATCCCTGTAAATGCGCTTAAGGGGCGCGATTCGTCCAATGCACTTTGGATAGGTATTGCAGGAACTATCACCATTATCATCATCGACACCTTCTGGACAGGTTTCCGCGTACCAATCCTTGCAAGGAATGTACTATCTGCAAACATCATTACGCTTGTCCTTGCATTAATCCTGACATCAACCACAATTATTCAATTCAATTCCTACACTATTCGTACCAAGCTTTTGATCCTTTCACTTGGCGTAGGCTTGATTTCCATTCTCTCAATTGCAATATTTACGACATTTTCAATCAGTCAAACTTTAACCCGCCAAACCCATAACGCGCTTGTTTCTGCATCAGAACAGTCTATGGAAGAGATAGACACCTACATCACGTACAACATAAATACAATTACAGCAGAGGCACAGACTCCGGAAATTGTGGGGTTCCTACAATTATCATACGGCGAGCAAAGGAACAATAGAGAGGAAATATCGTCCCATCTAAATTCACTCATCCAGCGTGACCCAGACCATATTATCTCATTTACTCTTCTATCGTATCGCAATGGCTATGTAGTCGCAGATACCGATCCCTTCAATGTTGGTTTTGCTGAAGCAGATCGAGATTACTTTGCCATTCCGAGAAATACAGGTAAAGCATATGTTTCTCCTGTAAGTTATGCCCCTCAATCCACTGATCAACAATTCAATATCGGTGTTCCTGTCGTTGATTCGAATGGTAAATTTCTGGGTGTTTTAAATGGACGTTTTCGTTCCATCATCCTGAATGAGATCATTGCCAGTAACAACAATCTCGCCGGAGAAGGTTCCTACGGGATTTTGCTGGACGAATACAACCTTATCCTTGCACATGGAACAAACCCTGACTGGGTGTCACACACCATCGAAAAACCCACAGCCGATACCATTGCTACCCTCCAAAAAGAGAACAGAATATTAAGAGACATAGGCGGTAAAAACATATCGCTTGATATGCCAGATTTTTCAGGAAAATTACAGGCGCTTTCAACGAATGTCCCGTATTTCAGCAGTACTGACAAAGCTTGGGGTACTTCTGTTGAAGTAGGCGTGACAAAATCATCAACAACACAGCTAAAACTGGCTTATGTCCAACCTCAATCTGTTGCTCTGGCAACCATCAACCAGCAACAACAGATCACAGTTGCGGTAGCGATCATAACAGGCATGCTTCTATTGATCATAGTGTTCCTCGTTGCCCGTACAATTACGTCACCGATTGCTAATCTTTCAAAAGTTGCAGAAGATATCGCATCAGGGAATATCTCTGCACGTGCACAATACGAAATTAACGATGAGCTTGGTACGCTTGCGAACGCGTTCAATCGTATGACCAGTCAATTGCAAGATACGCTTGGAGGTTTGGAAAGACGCGTAGCAGAACGTACTGCAGATCTCGATACGGCTCGTCTACTCAGTGAACGTCGCGCACAAGAACTTCAGGCCATCAACGAAATCTCCCGCACCATTTCCACAGAACAACGGCTTGATGTCCTTCTCACGCTCATCACGCGTCTTGTGAGCGAACGCTTTGACTTCTATCACGTTGGCATCTTCTTTGTGGATGATGCGCGTCGTTATGCCTACCTGCAAGCGGCAAACAGCGAAGGTGGGCAAAGGATGCTGGCACGTGGTCACCGCCTTGAAATAGGAACGGGATTAGTGGGAACTGTTGCACAAACAGGGAAACCTCGCATCGCTCTGGACGTTGGGTCTGATACTTCATTCTTCAACAATCCCGACCTCCCTGGCACGCACTCTGAAATGGTGCTTCCACTCAATGCTCGTGGCACAACCATCGGCGCATTAGATGTACAAAGTGTAAAACCTGGTGCGTTCACCGAAACCGATGCCAATACCTTAGGCATCCTCGCAGATCAAATCGCCATCGCCATTGAAAACGCCCGCTTATTCAGTCAGACGCAACAAGCCCGTGAGGAAGCCGAGGCGCTGTATTCACAAATACTCAGCAAGGAATGGAGTGCGTTTACTCATCAAGAGGAAAAGATCGGTTACCAAAAAACAGCGACCGGTGGTGGTTACGTAGTGCAACCCATAGAAACGGATGAAATCCGCACGGCCCTTGAAAATGGACAAGTCGTTGTCATCGAAGGGACAGAAGACAAAACTCAGTCTTCCATTGCTGTCCCAGTCAAATTGCAAGGCATAACCATCGGCGTGCTCAACATCAAAGCACCTACGAAGAATCGCAAGTGGAACAAAGAGGAAATCAACCTGGTGCAAGCTGTATCAGATCGTCTTGCGCTCGCACTAGATAATATTCGTCTCTTGCAAGAATCTCAACGCCGCGCCGCCAAAGAAGCCAAGATCGGTGAAGTTTCTGCAAAGATCGGCGCATCCATCAACATGCGCAACGTGTTGCAAACAGCTGTCGAAGAATTGGGACGTGCTCTTCCGGGCTCAGAAGTGGTGATCCAATTCCAAACCGAACAGGAAAAACAATAACTATGGAAACTGAGAAAAAAGCTCCTACAGAAACAACTGGCCGTTTTATCAGTTTGCAAACCAAGTTGCTCATTGGCTTCTTGGGATTGTCGGCCCTTGTTTCGTTCCTTACCGCACGTGGTATTTACACAAATATGCAAAATGTATTGACGGATGATGTTCGAGCAAAATTCGTCACGCAATCGACGTATGTATTCTTTTTTGCTGTCGGCCTTGGTATTGCCTTTGGGCTGGTAGCAGGAAAAGTGATAACAGATTCGATTCTGAAACTTTCAGCAGGTGCAAAAGCACTCGCCGCTGGAGAGCTTTCAGAACGCATTGAACTTGACACTCACGACGAAATTACAGACCTTGCAAAAACATTCAATACCATGGCTAGTGAAATTCAAGGACTTATTAACAGCCTTGAACAGCGCGTTGCAGAACGCACAACTGACTTGGAAAACCGAACGAAAGAATTGGAAAGCGCGAACGAAAACATTAAGCGACGTGCTTCACAATTCGAGGCTCTAGCCCAAGTCTCACAATCCATATCGTCTGTGCATGATCTACAGGAATTACTGCCCCATATTACATCTGTTGTAAGTGAGAAATACAACTTCTATCATGTGGGGATCTTCCTTCTTGATGAGCCCAACGAATATGCAGTACTTACCGCCGCCAACAGTGTCGGTGGAAAGAAAATGCTTGAACGCCAGCATCGTCTTAAAGTTGGCGAACAGGGCATCGTTGGTAGTGTCACATCCACTGGAGAGCCTCGCATCGCGCTTGATGTTGGTAAGGATGCGGTTT
Proteins encoded in this window:
- a CDS encoding GAF domain-containing protein, whose amino-acid sequence is MFRNRYQALSSSERLAFWIALLFGIGFAIFSSILIETLLNAPNLQYRVANLVPFALSLLAFTSSILILTGRVKLAAWFIQLGAFLILGFSVTQAAGYGFASAAIFIAISLYIPVNALKGRDSSNALWIGIAGTITIIIIDTFWTGFRVPILARNVLSANIITLVLALILTSTTIIQFNSYTIRTKLLILSLGVGLISILSIAIFTTFSISQTLTRQTHNALVSASEQSMEEIDTYITYNINTITAEAQTPEIVGFLQLSYGEQRNNREEISSHLNSLIQRDPDHIISFTLLSYRNGYVVADTDPFNVGFAEADRDYFAIPRNTGKAYVSPVSYAPQSTDQQFNIGVPVVDSNGKFLGVLNGRFRSIILNEIIASNNNLAGEGSYGILLDEYNLILAHGTNPDWVSHTIEKPTADTIATLQKENRILRDIGGKNISLDMPDFSGKLQALSTNVPYFSSTDKAWGTSVEVGVTKSSTTQLKLAYVQPQSVALATINQQQQITVAVAIITGMLLLIIVFLVARTITSPIANLSKVAEDIASGNISARAQYEINDELGTLANAFNRMTSQLQDTLGGLERRVAERTADLDTARLLSERRAQELQAINEISRTISTEQRLDVLLTLITRLVSERFDFYHVGIFFVDDARRYAYLQAANSEGGQRMLARGHRLEIGTGLVGTVAQTGKPRIALDVGSDTSFFNNPDLPGTHSEMVLPLNARGTTIGALDVQSVKPGAFTETDANTLGILADQIAIAIENARLFSQTQQAREEAEALYSQILSKEWSAFTHQEEKIGYQKTATGGGYVVQPIETDEIRTALENGQVVVIEGTEDKTQSSIAVPVKLQGITIGVLNIKAPTKNRKWNKEEINLVQAVSDRLALALDNIRLLQESQRRAAKEAKIGEVSAKIGASINMRNVLQTAVEELGRALPGSEVVIQFQTEQEKQ
- a CDS encoding GAF domain-containing protein — protein: METEKKAPTETTGRFISLQTKLLIGFLGLSALVSFLTARGIYTNMQNVLTDDVRAKFVTQSTYVFFFAVGLGIAFGLVAGKVITDSILKLSAGAKALAAGELSERIELDTHDEITDLAKTFNTMASEIQGLINSLEQRVAERTTDLENRTKELESANENIKRRASQFEALAQVSQSISSVHDLQELLPHITSVVSEKYNFYHVGIFLLDEPNEYAVLTAANSVGGKKMLERQHRLKVGEQGIVGSVTSTGEPRIALDVGKDAVFFTNKDLPDTHSEMALPLRSGNKIIGALDVQSTETGAFSSEDVQTLSLLASQVSLAIENARLFEEENTTLEELQTISRQSTRDAWKRLPQKQKLLGYRYNAMGSTPLKEFVKLAESDKGKTKAKGAEAGPFVVPIELRGEIIGNLLVQSSTGKEWNSDEQDIIKAVAERVALSAENARLFEETNQRAERERLVSDITSKIRSHNNPQAMIETAVNELRNALGASRVEVIPQKTTDGIEEKE